From the genome of Vibrio porteresiae DSM 19223, one region includes:
- a CDS encoding HIT family protein, with product MSFSLHPQLEKDTDVIGHFPICVALLHKDGAVPWVILVPKKENLKELHHLPMAEQQQFLLESQLVSETLEALYQPDKINLGALGNMVPQLHIHHIARFKTDIAWPGPVWGNTKGEHRESNAQQAMLAELRDAFSQSDLFSA from the coding sequence CGACGTTATTGGTCATTTCCCAATTTGTGTTGCTTTACTGCATAAAGATGGCGCTGTGCCTTGGGTCATTTTGGTACCGAAAAAAGAGAACTTGAAAGAGTTACATCACCTACCTATGGCAGAGCAGCAACAGTTTTTGTTGGAATCACAATTGGTGAGTGAAACGCTTGAAGCACTTTACCAACCCGACAAAATCAATCTTGGCGCTTTAGGTAACATGGTTCCGCAGCTGCACATTCATCATATCGCTCGTTTTAAAACCGATATCGCATGGCCAGGTCCAGTATGGGGCAATACCAAAGGCGAGCATCGTGAATCTAATGCCCAACAAGCTATGCTGGCCGAACTGCGTGACGCATTTAGCCAAAGCGATCTGTTTAGCGCCTAA
- the feoB gene encoding Fe(2+) transporter permease subunit FeoB, with the protein MQYQVLTVGNPNSGKTTLFNGLTGAKQQVGNWAGVTVEKKTGRYIHSGDEFLLTDLPGIYALDSGNDANSIDESIASRAVLTLPADIIINVVDATCLERSLYMTLQLRELGRPMVVILNKMDALKRERQTIDEKALQAMLGCPVIAISAHNRHHVRKFKEQLHRVLVQGIALEPFKLNYGPEFEAAIGRIEPLFTGKVAAARALAIRALENDRLVINEQPAEKRTQIDAERRDSQLDIDLHVADVKYTFLHTQCQTIRRSEGKLSHSFTEKADKLMLNKWLGIPLFFFVMYLMFMFSINIGSAFIDFFDIGVGALLVDGGHYLLDDHLPVWLTTVLVDGIGGGIQTVATFIPVIACLYLFLAVLESSGYMSRAAFVLDKVMQKIGLPGKAFVPLVLGFGCNVPAIMATRTLDQERERKLAASMAPFMSCGARLPVYALFAAAFFPESGQNIVFALYILGIIAAVFTGLFMKKTLYPGSSDSLIMEMPDYEIPTLQNVLIKTWQKLKRFVLGAGKTIVLVVAVLSFFNSLGMDGSFGNEDSQNSVLSKAAQVVTPVFTPMGVEDDNWAATVGIITGIFAKEAVVGTLNSLYTSADEGGNDEFDLMASLKEAVMSIPQNLADLSYSDPLGIEVGDLSDSQTVAEEQAVDSSIFTNLNKHFTSGYAAFSYLILVLLYTPCVAAMGAYVREFGPKFARFIALWTFGLGYGGATFFYQATQISSHPVQSISWMVVIVAALIGVYFYLRRVGNRVQAQALEAL; encoded by the coding sequence GGCGATATATTCACTCGGGTGATGAATTTTTATTGACCGACTTGCCGGGTATTTACGCACTAGACAGTGGTAACGATGCAAACAGTATCGATGAATCTATCGCTTCTCGCGCGGTATTAACGTTACCTGCCGATATCATCATCAACGTTGTTGACGCAACATGTTTGGAACGTAGTTTGTACATGACATTACAGCTGCGTGAACTGGGTCGTCCAATGGTGGTGATCCTAAACAAGATGGATGCGCTGAAACGCGAACGTCAAACTATCGATGAAAAAGCACTGCAGGCGATGCTGGGTTGTCCTGTGATCGCAATCTCGGCACACAACCGTCACCACGTGCGTAAATTTAAAGAGCAGCTGCACCGAGTGTTGGTGCAAGGCATTGCTCTTGAGCCATTCAAACTCAATTATGGCCCTGAGTTTGAAGCTGCCATCGGACGTATTGAACCTCTATTTACGGGCAAAGTAGCTGCAGCGCGTGCGTTAGCGATTCGTGCCCTAGAAAATGACCGCTTGGTCATCAATGAACAACCTGCCGAAAAACGTACCCAGATTGATGCAGAGCGACGTGATAGCCAGTTGGATATCGACTTACATGTGGCGGATGTGAAATACACGTTCTTGCACACTCAATGTCAAACCATTCGCCGCAGTGAAGGTAAATTGAGCCACAGCTTTACCGAGAAAGCCGATAAACTGATGCTCAATAAGTGGTTAGGTATTCCACTGTTTTTCTTCGTTATGTACCTGATGTTTATGTTCTCGATCAATATCGGCAGTGCCTTCATCGATTTCTTTGATATCGGGGTTGGTGCGCTATTGGTCGACGGTGGCCATTATCTGCTGGATGACCACTTGCCAGTATGGTTAACCACAGTGCTTGTTGATGGTATTGGCGGAGGTATTCAAACCGTTGCGACTTTTATCCCTGTGATCGCTTGTTTGTATCTATTCCTTGCAGTGCTAGAAAGCTCGGGTTACATGTCTCGCGCCGCGTTTGTACTGGATAAAGTGATGCAGAAAATCGGCTTGCCAGGTAAAGCGTTTGTGCCATTAGTGCTGGGTTTTGGTTGTAACGTGCCGGCTATCATGGCAACACGTACGTTAGATCAAGAGCGTGAGCGTAAACTCGCTGCTTCTATGGCGCCATTTATGTCTTGTGGTGCTCGTTTACCCGTGTATGCACTATTTGCAGCAGCCTTCTTCCCTGAAAGCGGACAAAACATCGTGTTTGCTCTGTACATTCTAGGCATTATTGCGGCGGTATTTACCGGGCTATTCATGAAGAAAACCTTGTACCCAGGTTCAAGTGATTCGCTCATCATGGAAATGCCAGATTATGAAATTCCAACGCTGCAAAACGTGTTGATTAAAACTTGGCAGAAGCTAAAACGCTTCGTGCTGGGGGCGGGTAAAACCATCGTACTCGTGGTGGCCGTGTTGAGTTTCTTTAACTCATTGGGTATGGATGGCAGTTTCGGTAACGAAGACAGTCAAAACTCTGTGCTATCAAAAGCGGCACAAGTAGTGACGCCAGTATTCACTCCAATGGGGGTTGAAGACGACAACTGGGCAGCAACGGTCGGTATCATTACCGGTATTTTCGCTAAAGAAGCCGTAGTAGGGACGCTAAACAGTCTGTACACCTCTGCAGACGAAGGTGGCAATGATGAATTTGACTTGATGGCGAGTTTGAAAGAAGCGGTGATGTCGATTCCGCAAAACTTGGCCGATTTGAGTTACTCAGACCCGCTAGGCATTGAAGTTGGCGATTTGAGTGATAGCCAAACAGTGGCGGAAGAGCAAGCGGTTGATAGCTCTATCTTCACTAACTTGAATAAGCACTTTACTTCGGGTTATGCGGCTTTCTCTTACTTGATTTTGGTACTGCTATACACCCCGTGTGTGGCGGCTATGGGCGCATACGTTCGTGAGTTTGGTCCTAAATTTGCCCGCTTTATTGCGCTTTGGACCTTCGGTCTTGGCTACGGTGGTGCGACTTTCTTCTATCAAGCAACGCAAATCAGCAGCCATCCTGTGCAAAGCATCAGTTGGATGGTGGTGATTGTTGCGGCGTTGATTGGGGTTTACTTCTACCTACGTCGAGTCGGGAATCGCGTACAAGCCCAGGCTTTGGAGGCGCTATGA
- a CDS encoding FeoC-like transcriptional regulator: MILAELKSYIAEHRGVSRRELAEHFRLSEDGVEAMLAVWLKKGVISRQEDTNSADKVMRVRYVVNQSNGLAVNVTM; encoded by the coding sequence ATGATTCTCGCCGAGCTAAAAAGCTACATTGCAGAGCATCGCGGCGTGAGTCGCCGCGAACTAGCCGAACATTTTCGTTTAAGTGAAGATGGGGTAGAGGCGATGTTGGCCGTTTGGCTAAAAAAAGGCGTCATATCCCGCCAAGAAGACACCAATTCAGCTGACAAAGTGATGCGTGTTCGTTACGTGGTCAATCAGAGTAACGGCTTAGCGGTGAATGTTACGATGTAA